The following are encoded together in the Capsulimonas corticalis genome:
- a CDS encoding helix-turn-helix domain-containing protein — protein MRANPRAEKIEVLEIAIDAIHGRGFEMNAPTDTPYYTFSYYNCPIVVLDSSGCREWPAGVSLLHAPNDPRYLRAESADLLNTWFHFAGPGVPACLAEYEIPINTVVDLGELPFLRPILEEVRQERIQQPLHWEDAVSDLIRRLFREFGALKSDLDNSLTPAQRTQERTLRDIRMQVHADMAHEWTVPEMAALGNWHPTWFATVYTRQFGVSPMNDLLNVRLAHAEALLVHLPMTVSHIAASCGFANVEHFNRLFRKRKGCTPSQIRKQGKR, from the coding sequence ATGCGCGCTAATCCCAGGGCTGAAAAGATCGAAGTGCTGGAGATCGCCATCGATGCGATCCACGGTCGGGGTTTTGAAATGAACGCGCCCACGGATACGCCGTACTATACGTTTTCCTATTACAACTGCCCGATCGTCGTGCTGGATTCCAGCGGATGCCGCGAATGGCCGGCGGGCGTCAGTCTGCTGCACGCGCCGAATGACCCGCGCTATCTTCGCGCGGAGAGCGCCGATCTTCTCAATACCTGGTTTCACTTCGCCGGCCCCGGCGTGCCGGCGTGCCTGGCGGAGTACGAGATCCCGATCAACACGGTGGTGGATCTGGGGGAGCTGCCGTTTCTGCGGCCGATCCTGGAGGAGGTGCGTCAGGAACGGATCCAGCAGCCGCTGCACTGGGAAGACGCCGTTTCCGATCTTATCCGCCGATTGTTTCGGGAGTTCGGAGCGCTGAAATCCGATCTGGACAACTCGCTGACGCCCGCGCAGCGCACCCAGGAGCGCACGCTGCGCGATATCCGCATGCAGGTTCACGCCGATATGGCGCATGAATGGACCGTTCCGGAGATGGCGGCGCTGGGGAACTGGCACCCAACCTGGTTCGCGACGGTTTACACCCGGCAGTTCGGCGTCAGCCCCATGAACGACCTGCTGAACGTGCGCCTCGCGCATGCGGAGGCGCTGCTGGTCCATCTCCCGATGACTGTCTCCCACATCGCCGCCAGCTGCGGTTTCGCCAATGTGGAGCACTTCAACCGCCTGTTTCGCAAGCGCAAAGGGTGTACGCCCAGCCAGATTCGCAAGCAGGGCAAGCGCTGA
- a CDS encoding sugar phosphate isomerase/epimerase family protein encodes MTSSLAVQTYTLRDFTKNAEGFARSLEKIRAIGYPAVQLSAVGAMAGEAPEVSAAEARRMLDDNGLRCIATHRDWTRLTQNTDEEIEFHQTLGCDYAAIGGLPGNYSSDGPAGFLAFLRDSAPVIRRLKDAGIRFGYHNHSWEFERVSARPGDKHTLLDIFLEEGGPEFFLELDLYWVSHAGVNPERFVERGHGRLPVIHVKDKGVIGHETLMTPVGEGNLDWTHLLPACAAAGVEWYVVEQDECRRDPFDCLASSYQFLKTSFSHLLSHREKKP; translated from the coding sequence ATGACATCCTCGCTGGCCGTTCAAACGTATACGCTCCGTGACTTCACCAAAAACGCCGAGGGCTTCGCGCGCAGTTTGGAAAAGATCCGGGCAATCGGGTATCCGGCGGTCCAGCTCTCCGCCGTGGGCGCGATGGCGGGCGAGGCGCCCGAAGTCTCGGCCGCCGAGGCGCGCCGGATGCTGGACGACAACGGCCTGAGATGCATCGCCACCCACCGCGATTGGACGCGGCTCACGCAGAACACAGACGAAGAGATCGAATTCCATCAAACGCTGGGATGCGATTACGCGGCGATCGGCGGGCTTCCCGGCAATTACTCGTCAGATGGGCCGGCCGGTTTCCTCGCCTTTCTGCGCGACTCCGCCCCGGTCATCCGGCGTCTCAAGGACGCCGGAATACGGTTTGGCTATCACAACCATAGCTGGGAGTTCGAGCGCGTGAGCGCTCGTCCCGGCGACAAACACACGCTGCTCGATATCTTTCTCGAAGAAGGCGGTCCCGAATTCTTCCTGGAGCTCGATCTCTACTGGGTCAGCCATGCGGGCGTCAACCCGGAGCGATTTGTCGAGCGCGGTCATGGCCGCCTCCCGGTCATCCATGTCAAAGACAAAGGCGTGATCGGTCATGAGACTCTGATGACGCCGGTCGGCGAGGGCAACCTCGACTGGACGCATTTGCTGCCCGCCTGCGCGGCGGCAGGCGTGGAGTGGTATGTCGTCGAGCAGGACGAATGCCGGCGCGATCCGTTCGACTGCCTTGCCTCCAGCTATCAATTTCTCAAAACATCATTCTCCCACTTACTCTCTCATCGCGAAAAAAAGCCATGA
- a CDS encoding LamG-like jellyroll fold domain-containing protein: MNAKPYPQPISLSLVGIDAVHDTGYTVDRRTGSDEYLFEFFDSPITLQDGRERRQYTGGVFILYAPGQRQYFRADGPLTHTWFQLSGAGVADCVERYQIPVNCATETRHPDFLAPMLREALQHQARKHRNWEDSVTEVCRNVFRRLSRALFQTGPVELSPYQKQALATLRGVRAQVYKDLQRRWTVEDMAALANMSAQRFAVAYRSCFGTGPIDDLIDVRLRHTEMLLRHLPITVVEAAQHFGFNTGSNFHVLFRERMGRSPRKSAKARALPAISSVTEDQWESSKAAKKVDLLYLEPAAHWSFNQLGAEIVDELGKHSPAVLSSGVTKIKGRNGNALHFDGTGHAVISETVIDTSRSYTVSAWLRHDRPGRMTAVSIGNLHHGAFYLQYITLEGGFKFAVTVSERDPLAIFVTSSQPSVDGEWRHVIGVHDAEQQEIRLYIDGALEGRTAYATPWSADCATYLGGCEVMDTIQDRWFGSMDDVRIYDRALSDAEIVMLYQGDEENLAMDRQEQ; encoded by the coding sequence ATGAATGCAAAGCCTTATCCACAGCCGATCTCTTTATCCCTGGTCGGTATCGACGCCGTCCATGATACGGGGTATACGGTCGACCGCCGCACGGGAAGCGATGAGTATCTGTTCGAATTTTTCGACAGCCCCATCACGCTTCAGGACGGCCGGGAGCGCCGTCAATATACCGGAGGAGTCTTTATCCTCTACGCGCCCGGGCAGCGACAGTACTTCCGCGCGGATGGACCGTTGACCCATACCTGGTTCCAGCTTTCCGGCGCCGGGGTTGCGGATTGCGTCGAGCGATATCAAATCCCCGTGAATTGCGCGACGGAGACTCGGCATCCGGATTTCCTGGCGCCGATGCTTCGCGAGGCGCTCCAGCACCAGGCCCGCAAGCACCGGAACTGGGAGGACTCCGTCACGGAAGTCTGCCGCAACGTCTTCCGGCGCCTGTCGCGGGCGCTGTTCCAGACCGGGCCGGTCGAGCTGTCGCCCTACCAGAAGCAGGCGCTGGCGACGCTGCGCGGGGTGCGCGCTCAGGTCTATAAAGACTTGCAGCGGCGCTGGACAGTGGAAGACATGGCGGCGCTTGCGAATATGAGCGCGCAGCGCTTCGCCGTGGCGTACCGATCGTGCTTTGGAACCGGGCCGATCGACGACCTGATCGATGTTCGGCTTCGGCACACGGAGATGCTGCTCCGTCATCTGCCGATCACCGTTGTCGAAGCCGCGCAGCACTTTGGGTTCAACACGGGCTCGAATTTTCACGTGCTGTTTCGCGAGCGGATGGGGCGTTCGCCGCGTAAATCGGCCAAGGCGCGCGCGCTGCCGGCGATCTCCAGCGTGACCGAGGATCAATGGGAGAGCTCGAAGGCGGCGAAAAAGGTCGATCTTCTTTATCTGGAGCCCGCGGCGCACTGGAGCTTCAATCAACTGGGCGCGGAGATCGTGGATGAATTGGGCAAGCACTCCCCGGCGGTGCTGTCGAGCGGCGTCACCAAGATCAAGGGGCGGAATGGCAACGCCCTGCACTTTGATGGGACGGGGCACGCCGTCATTTCCGAGACAGTCATCGATACATCGCGCAGCTACACGGTATCCGCCTGGCTGCGACACGACCGCCCGGGCCGTATGACGGCGGTCAGCATCGGCAATCTGCACCATGGGGCGTTTTACCTTCAGTACATTACGCTGGAGGGCGGCTTCAAGTTCGCGGTCACGGTGTCCGAGCGCGACCCGCTGGCGATCTTTGTCACCAGCTCTCAGCCCAGCGTCGACGGCGAATGGCGGCATGTGATCGGCGTGCACGACGCGGAGCAGCAGGAGATCCGTCTCTATATCGACGGCGCGCTGGAAGGTCGGACTGCCTACGCCACTCCCTGGAGCGCCGACTGCGCGACCTATCTGGGCGGGTGCGAAGTGATGGACACGATCCAGGATCGCTGGTTTGGCTCGATGGACGATGTGCGAATCTACGACCGGGCGCTTTCGGATGCGGAGATCGTCATGCTGTACCAGGGCGATGAGGAAAACCTTGCGATGGATCGTCAGGAGCAATAA
- a CDS encoding malectin domain-containing carbohydrate-binding protein: MLKWTAAALPLLMVGQCGLSVAAPAAGNDASSSLLPNSGWRLTLDPQAQWRDDTLYLPGDVNLSAMPVHPPTGGWSALNASSGIAVSLPGTVEEHYWGRSPAHVLNPADPNQVVNGDGSYTGVSWWSRSFTPPRLKPGERLIFSFPGARLRAEVYVNGELVGYDAVTETAFEADATRAVKPNQPNTLAVRITNPGGNFAWVDFDRLKWGKYDLPISHGFGGLDGGIAMAARGPVAVTDLAMLNNPDPRKITFTAQVSSTGPAYDGPVALSICQHGKAIWTGTAAARITSGGTATVTKSVTLASAKLWSVGRPNLYQGVAAIPSIAHSDRAATFGFRWFTATGVGSDAELLLNGKRIVVKSSISWGLWSPNGMFPDQAAADREVAAARAIGLNAVQNHRHMPKPIVLDTFDRAGLMRYCEAGAGGFTYLWEKEPAYASQGPIDTSGAGGEPTEFYNKYELCKVLAMIKAERSHPSAIIWSLQNEASLNRRNPKVYYVLRKMREADPSRIVMLESGFSTSDQVWSLPYSRDLMIDTGKGSGWNDTHTADDSPGSVYLDRYYHSATDFKYGPDVKAEVRVWGEMASGASPDDHTAMNAWYKSHGVPGYDRAAHEAIETAYDKFLDAYGFRVAFPSAEAIFRGAADKHYDNAARMLANGRINNWNDYLVLSGWESTAIDNHSGMVDALRMPKTDPAPIHAAAAPALLVIRAPHMVVALGDPASVDIHLVNEIGLKGRYTLKVTAAGGDGKTFFTESSPVVVAGGDTFGQPLQTGVAIQPRGRGTLSVTASLISPAGAVALKQTEKLLVVDTQPKALKTSVATLGSPQFGAALQKRFGVASVPYTSALGKVDTIVIDPSAPGETAHWQSTQVEAATIHTADNPELYTAQMYGHAGPVVHYADLAPGTAHVDLYFAETYFDQPGKRVFDVALNGQTVLQDFDIVQAAGGPNIPIVKSFPVEIGAGGGLDLAIPSVRADNASIAAIRITDSQGRVTREVFRKSSYRDPQGNLWNALGGTGYDWSLSTSDLIARVRDGARLVILSNDSEGADAQSAASALAKERVLTYSGMAGTSGPSWLGFWYFGKSHWLLSGLPSNCVLGWPYQITSGNGMIVTAPGLDAVIGYGMHHSTTLGLGAAVVPCGQGQIVLFCLPGLAQAFSSDRADGFDPVTARRIVYNALAGPGAAQ; this comes from the coding sequence ATGCTGAAATGGACCGCCGCCGCACTTCCGCTCCTGATGGTGGGCCAGTGCGGCCTTTCCGTCGCCGCGCCCGCCGCGGGAAACGACGCTTCATCTTCGCTGCTGCCCAATTCGGGATGGCGGCTGACTCTCGATCCCCAGGCCCAGTGGCGCGACGACACGCTGTATCTGCCCGGCGATGTGAATCTGAGCGCCATGCCCGTTCATCCGCCCACCGGCGGATGGTCCGCGCTCAATGCGTCCTCGGGAATCGCCGTTTCGCTGCCGGGAACGGTTGAGGAGCATTACTGGGGCCGGTCGCCTGCCCATGTCCTGAATCCGGCGGATCCGAACCAGGTCGTCAATGGCGACGGATCCTATACCGGCGTCTCCTGGTGGTCCCGTTCCTTCACGCCGCCCAGGCTCAAGCCGGGCGAGCGTCTCATCTTTTCCTTCCCCGGCGCGCGTCTGCGCGCGGAAGTTTATGTGAACGGCGAACTCGTCGGCTACGACGCCGTGACCGAAACGGCCTTTGAGGCCGACGCCACGCGGGCGGTCAAGCCCAATCAGCCCAATACGCTCGCGGTGCGCATTACCAACCCCGGCGGCAACTTCGCCTGGGTCGATTTCGATCGATTGAAATGGGGCAAGTACGACCTGCCGATTTCACACGGATTCGGCGGCCTGGACGGCGGAATCGCGATGGCGGCGCGCGGGCCGGTCGCCGTCACCGATCTGGCGATGCTGAACAACCCCGATCCGCGAAAGATCACCTTCACCGCGCAGGTCTCATCCACAGGCCCGGCGTATGACGGCCCCGTCGCGCTGTCCATCTGTCAACATGGCAAAGCGATCTGGACCGGGACGGCTGCCGCGCGGATCACCTCCGGCGGGACGGCGACGGTGACAAAGTCCGTCACGCTCGCGAGCGCGAAATTGTGGTCCGTGGGTCGGCCCAATCTCTATCAAGGCGTGGCGGCGATCCCGTCGATTGCGCACTCGGACCGCGCGGCGACATTCGGGTTCCGCTGGTTTACCGCGACAGGCGTCGGCTCCGACGCCGAGCTTCTGCTCAACGGCAAGCGTATTGTGGTGAAGTCCTCGATCTCCTGGGGACTCTGGTCGCCGAACGGCATGTTTCCCGATCAGGCGGCGGCGGACCGGGAGGTGGCGGCCGCGCGCGCCATCGGTCTGAACGCCGTGCAAAACCACCGGCATATGCCCAAGCCCATCGTGCTGGACACCTTCGACCGCGCCGGGCTGATGCGCTACTGCGAGGCCGGCGCCGGCGGCTTCACGTACCTTTGGGAAAAGGAGCCCGCCTACGCCAGCCAGGGACCGATCGACACCTCGGGCGCGGGCGGCGAGCCGACGGAGTTTTACAACAAGTACGAGCTGTGCAAAGTTTTGGCGATGATCAAGGCCGAACGCTCGCATCCTTCGGCCATTATCTGGTCGCTGCAAAACGAAGCGTCGCTCAATCGGCGTAATCCGAAGGTCTATTATGTGCTGCGCAAAATGCGCGAAGCCGACCCGTCGCGCATTGTGATGCTGGAATCGGGTTTCAGCACCAGCGATCAGGTTTGGTCGCTGCCGTATTCCCGCGATTTGATGATCGATACCGGCAAAGGCTCGGGCTGGAACGACACGCATACGGCGGACGATTCGCCGGGCAGCGTTTATCTTGATCGGTACTATCATTCGGCGACGGATTTCAAATATGGCCCGGATGTCAAGGCGGAGGTGCGCGTGTGGGGCGAGATGGCGTCGGGGGCGTCGCCCGACGATCACACGGCGATGAACGCCTGGTACAAGTCGCACGGCGTTCCGGGATACGACCGCGCCGCGCACGAGGCGATCGAGACCGCGTACGACAAGTTTCTGGACGCTTACGGCTTCCGCGTTGCGTTTCCCAGCGCCGAAGCGATATTCCGAGGAGCGGCCGACAAGCATTACGACAATGCGGCGCGCATGCTGGCGAATGGCCGGATCAACAATTGGAACGACTACCTGGTGCTGTCCGGATGGGAATCCACGGCCATTGACAACCATAGCGGCATGGTCGATGCGCTGCGCATGCCGAAGACCGATCCGGCGCCGATCCATGCGGCCGCCGCTCCGGCGCTGCTTGTCATCCGCGCGCCCCATATGGTGGTGGCGCTGGGCGATCCAGCGAGCGTCGATATCCATCTCGTCAATGAGATCGGCTTGAAGGGGCGCTATACCCTGAAGGTTACGGCTGCGGGAGGAGACGGCAAGACGTTCTTCACCGAGTCCTCCCCAGTCGTCGTGGCCGGCGGCGACACGTTCGGACAGCCGCTCCAAACCGGCGTCGCAATCCAGCCGCGAGGGCGGGGGACATTGTCCGTCACGGCTTCGCTCATCAGTCCGGCCGGCGCCGTCGCGCTGAAACAGACGGAAAAGCTGCTTGTCGTCGATACTCAGCCGAAGGCCCTCAAAACCTCCGTCGCCACTCTGGGATCGCCGCAATTCGGCGCGGCGCTTCAGAAGCGCTTCGGCGTCGCCTCCGTCCCGTATACGTCCGCGCTTGGCAAAGTCGACACCATTGTGATCGACCCGTCGGCCCCCGGCGAAACCGCGCACTGGCAATCGACGCAGGTGGAGGCCGCGACGATCCACACTGCCGATAATCCTGAGCTCTATACGGCACAGATGTACGGCCATGCCGGCCCGGTGGTCCATTACGCCGATCTCGCTCCGGGAACGGCGCATGTCGATCTCTACTTCGCCGAAACCTACTTCGATCAGCCCGGCAAGCGCGTATTCGATGTCGCCTTAAACGGCCAAACAGTGCTTCAGGACTTCGATATCGTTCAGGCGGCGGGCGGGCCGAACATCCCTATTGTCAAGAGCTTCCCCGTGGAGATCGGCGCGGGCGGCGGCCTCGATCTGGCAATCCCCAGCGTTCGCGCGGACAACGCCAGCATCGCGGCCATTCGCATTACGGACTCCCAGGGGCGCGTCACGCGGGAAGTCTTTCGCAAGTCCTCTTACCGCGATCCACAGGGCAATCTCTGGAACGCCCTCGGGGGAACCGGCTACGATTGGTCGCTCTCCACATCGGATCTGATCGCGCGCGTTCGCGACGGCGCCCGCCTCGTGATTCTTTCCAACGACTCTGAAGGCGCCGACGCCCAGTCCGCCGCGAGCGCGCTGGCGAAGGAGCGCGTTCTGACTTACTCAGGAATGGCGGGGACCTCCGGCCCGTCCTGGCTGGGGTTCTGGTACTTCGGAAAATCCCACTGGCTGCTGAGCGGTCTGCCGTCCAACTGCGTCCTTGGCTGGCCCTATCAGATCACCAGCGGTAATGGAATGATCGTGACGGCGCCGGGCCTGGACGCCGTGATCGGATACGGTATGCACCACAGCACGACCTTGGGCCTCGGCGCCGCCGTGGTTCCCTGCGGCCAGGGGCAGATCGTCCTCTTCTGCCTGCCCGGCTTAGCCCAGGCCTTTTCGTCCGACCGCGCCGACGGATTCGATCCCGTCACCGCGCGCCGAATCGTCTACAACGCTCTCGCCGGCCCCGGCGCCGCGCAATAA
- a CDS encoding glycoside hydrolase family 3 N-terminal domain-containing protein, whose protein sequence is MTLINTPTANGVLAADLLTTRSETAKAPYWNRALPESERIADLLGRMTLLEKARQLDLYMGEHFVDRMRNHTMMALDARFDEASAEALLGDAGVGAIHDLYPPTSEVPNAVQDWLRRTSRLGIPALFAEEALHGLCTPGNTAFPQSIGLASTWNPALIEKVGAVVGAEMRSANIHFAFGPVFDVARDPRWGRTEETYGEDAHLVARIGVAFIQGMQGETLASDHTAAAEPKHFAGHGAPEGGRNTAPLHAGPREMAETMLPPFEAAIRECGVLGIMCAYHEIDGVPCAANGDLLTGILRDQWGFEGMVLSDLGAIRLLLERHRVAADPADAVRQALTAGMDMQYYDFDHKVFEDAIIDGVESGKLTIEVVDQAVSRVLRLKFRLGLFENPKIDTTLAARVKLSAEHRAVNLQAARESICLLKNDGAALPLRKDFARIAVLGPNASQARSGDYSSSGAGDAISLLKGVQSAVSPATEVLFADGTGASVSASALPEHWLSHEGGAGLRAELFASVDMEADPLVRRVDSTIDFNWVAALPAAGMPVDGFSVRWSGTLAPDITADGFLSIPPQDIMHVWLDGDLVLSSWEPGAPLQKPISLVAGRSYALTVEYRKMSGGASVRVGWAAKSGDLEAAVALARSADVAIIALGEPPGISGEGMDRSNIDLPKDQMQLLKAVHATGTPVVVVLMNGRPLTINWAAEHIPAIVEAWYPAEVGGEALAEVLFGDYNPAGRLPVTFPKSIGQLPLTYDHKHSTEARYVDLDWRPLFPFGHGLSYTQFEYSNLEVQPVESVATKFTVSVTVTNTGERDGDEVVQLYLRDVVASVTTPVRLLKAFERIHLKAGEQMRLSFSLGHRELSLIDRNLNRVVEPGAFEVYVGGSSDATLTAEFRIVE, encoded by the coding sequence ATGACACTCATCAATACTCCCACCGCCAACGGCGTTCTCGCCGCCGATCTGCTGACCACGCGCTCCGAAACCGCGAAAGCGCCTTATTGGAATCGCGCGCTGCCGGAATCCGAACGGATCGCCGATCTGCTGGGCCGCATGACCCTGCTGGAGAAGGCGCGCCAGCTCGATCTCTACATGGGCGAGCACTTCGTCGACCGCATGCGCAACCATACGATGATGGCGCTCGACGCCCGGTTCGACGAGGCCAGCGCGGAAGCGCTGCTGGGCGACGCGGGCGTCGGCGCCATCCATGACCTCTACCCGCCGACTTCGGAAGTCCCGAACGCGGTGCAGGATTGGCTGCGGCGGACATCGCGCCTGGGCATCCCCGCGTTGTTCGCCGAGGAGGCGCTGCATGGCCTCTGCACGCCCGGCAATACGGCGTTTCCGCAGTCCATCGGGCTGGCGTCCACCTGGAACCCAGCGCTGATCGAGAAGGTGGGAGCGGTAGTGGGAGCGGAGATGCGCTCTGCGAATATCCACTTCGCCTTCGGACCGGTGTTCGATGTCGCTCGCGATCCGCGCTGGGGCCGGACGGAAGAGACCTATGGCGAGGACGCGCACCTGGTCGCGCGGATCGGCGTCGCCTTCATCCAGGGGATGCAGGGCGAAACGCTGGCGAGCGATCACACCGCCGCCGCCGAGCCCAAGCACTTCGCCGGTCACGGCGCTCCGGAAGGGGGGCGCAACACGGCGCCGCTGCACGCCGGGCCGCGCGAGATGGCCGAAACCATGCTGCCGCCGTTCGAAGCGGCGATCCGCGAGTGCGGCGTCCTGGGAATCATGTGCGCCTACCATGAAATCGACGGCGTTCCGTGCGCGGCGAATGGCGATCTGCTGACGGGGATTTTACGCGACCAGTGGGGCTTCGAGGGCATGGTGCTGTCGGACCTGGGCGCCATTCGGCTGCTGCTGGAGCGGCATCGCGTCGCCGCGGATCCCGCCGATGCGGTCAGGCAGGCGCTCACCGCCGGCATGGATATGCAGTATTACGATTTCGATCACAAAGTCTTTGAGGACGCCATTATTGACGGCGTGGAGAGCGGCAAGCTGACCATTGAAGTCGTGGACCAGGCAGTGTCCCGCGTGCTGCGTCTGAAGTTCCGTCTCGGTCTGTTCGAAAACCCGAAGATCGATACGACGCTCGCCGCGCGCGTCAAGCTCAGCGCGGAGCACCGGGCGGTCAACTTGCAGGCGGCGCGCGAATCGATCTGTCTGCTCAAAAACGATGGGGCGGCGCTGCCGCTGCGCAAGGACTTTGCCCGAATCGCCGTGCTGGGACCGAACGCCTCGCAGGCTCGCTCCGGCGACTATTCGAGCAGCGGCGCCGGCGATGCGATCTCTCTGCTGAAGGGCGTTCAGAGCGCCGTTTCTCCCGCGACGGAGGTTCTCTTCGCCGATGGCACTGGCGCGTCCGTCAGCGCCTCGGCCCTGCCCGAACATTGGCTGAGCCATGAGGGCGGAGCGGGCCTGCGCGCCGAGCTCTTTGCGAGCGTGGATATGGAGGCCGACCCCCTGGTCCGGCGCGTCGATTCCACGATCGACTTCAACTGGGTCGCCGCATTGCCGGCGGCGGGCATGCCGGTCGACGGGTTTTCCGTCCGCTGGAGCGGGACTCTGGCGCCGGATATCACAGCCGACGGCTTCCTGAGCATTCCCCCGCAGGATATCATGCATGTCTGGCTGGACGGCGATCTGGTATTGAGCAGCTGGGAGCCGGGCGCGCCGCTCCAAAAGCCCATCTCATTGGTGGCGGGGCGTTCCTATGCGCTCACCGTCGAGTATCGAAAGATGAGCGGCGGCGCCAGCGTGCGTGTCGGCTGGGCGGCGAAGTCGGGCGATCTGGAGGCGGCGGTCGCGCTTGCCCGGAGCGCCGATGTCGCCATCATCGCCCTCGGCGAGCCTCCCGGCATCTCGGGAGAAGGGATGGACCGTTCGAATATCGATCTTCCCAAAGACCAGATGCAGTTGCTGAAAGCCGTCCACGCGACCGGAACCCCGGTCGTCGTCGTGCTCATGAACGGACGGCCGCTCACGATCAACTGGGCGGCGGAGCACATCCCCGCGATTGTCGAAGCCTGGTACCCGGCGGAAGTCGGCGGCGAAGCCCTCGCCGAAGTCTTGTTCGGCGATTACAACCCCGCCGGCCGTCTCCCGGTCACGTTCCCCAAATCCATCGGCCAGCTCCCGCTAACCTACGATCACAAGCACAGCACTGAAGCGCGCTATGTCGATCTCGACTGGCGCCCCTTGTTCCCATTCGGCCATGGCCTGAGCTACACGCAGTTCGAATACTCGAACCTCGAAGTCCAGCCCGTCGAAAGCGTCGCCACAAAGTTCACGGTCTCGGTGACCGTGACGAACACCGGGGAGCGCGACGGCGACGAAGTCGTCCAGCTCTACCTGCGCGATGTCGTCGCCAGCGTCACCACCCCCGTCCGCCTGCTCAAAGCCTTCGAGCGCATCCATCTGAAAGCCGGCGAACAGATGCGTCTGTCCTTCAGCCTGGGCCACCGTGAGCTGTCCCTGATCGACCGAAACCTCAATCGGGTGGTGGAGCCCGGCGCGTTTGAAGTCTACGTCGGCGGCAGCTCCGACGCCACGCTGACGGCTGAGTTTCGGATTGTGGAGTAG
- a CDS encoding GntR family transcriptional regulator, whose product MQEKRWVSIASSIKGAIRRGELYAGARIASETEMAAQWNVSPMTVHRALTELQREGWVVRRRKIGTVVADRAALPVTKVALIFSSHAHLPGAAYAAGIEESLGEGLQLLPLSTSNLASEEAKCLERAAAECSAIICYPTGAPENTPLLRRIAAEKPLIFVDCMPDGIEADVVMTDNTGSMLMGMQHLRSLGHTRIAYFMEYPHMVSSERERYDGYRQFMKQDIGVADPERWVRRISKAMSWKQYYDRVESMMAELLSEDDPITAIACQQDATMSAVLEACVHLGVSLPDELAVLSFNDMQAKLQPLAHSVHRLVQRPVEMGNMVSKRIQLRLNSAGVAPQQMRLMTDLYPALPYTPTDAAKQFADAREARRNGVPARAE is encoded by the coding sequence TTGCAGGAAAAAAGGTGGGTATCGATCGCGTCGTCGATCAAAGGCGCCATTCGGCGCGGGGAGCTGTACGCCGGCGCGCGCATCGCGTCGGAGACGGAGATGGCGGCGCAGTGGAACGTCAGCCCCATGACCGTCCACCGCGCGCTGACGGAGCTTCAGCGCGAAGGGTGGGTGGTGCGCCGCCGCAAGATCGGCACGGTCGTCGCCGACCGCGCCGCGCTGCCGGTAACCAAAGTCGCGCTGATCTTCTCCAGCCACGCGCATCTGCCGGGCGCCGCCTACGCCGCCGGTATCGAGGAAAGCCTGGGCGAAGGGCTTCAGCTTCTGCCGCTCAGCACCAGTAATTTAGCCTCCGAAGAGGCGAAGTGCCTGGAGCGGGCCGCCGCCGAGTGCAGCGCCATCATCTGCTATCCCACGGGAGCGCCCGAAAATACGCCGCTGCTGCGGCGCATCGCCGCCGAAAAGCCGCTGATCTTCGTCGACTGTATGCCGGATGGGATCGAAGCCGATGTCGTGATGACGGACAATACCGGCTCGATGCTGATGGGGATGCAGCACCTGCGCAGCCTGGGGCATACCCGGATTGCATACTTCATGGAGTACCCGCACATGGTTTCGTCGGAGCGAGAACGCTACGACGGCTACCGGCAGTTCATGAAGCAGGATATCGGCGTCGCGGACCCGGAGCGCTGGGTGCGGCGAATCTCCAAGGCGATGTCCTGGAAACAGTACTATGACCGTGTGGAATCGATGATGGCGGAGCTGCTGAGCGAGGACGATCCCATCACGGCGATCGCGTGCCAGCAGGACGCAACCATGTCCGCCGTTCTGGAGGCGTGCGTCCACCTGGGCGTTTCGCTTCCCGACGAGCTGGCCGTCCTGAGCTTCAACGACATGCAGGCCAAGCTTCAGCCGCTGGCGCACAGCGTGCATCGCCTTGTCCAGCGCCCGGTCGAGATGGGCAACATGGTCTCCAAACGGATCCAGCTCCGTCTGAACTCCGCCGGCGTCGCGCCTCAGCAGATGCGGCTGATGACGGACCTTTATCCCGCGCTGCCCTATACCCCGACGGACGCGGCGAAGCAGTTTGCCGACGCGCGCGAAGCCCGGCGAAACGGCGTCCCCGCACGCGCCGAATAG